From the genome of Segatella hominis, one region includes:
- a CDS encoding MFS transporter yields the protein MENQKQNGNIIAIITMMFLYAMISFVTNLAAPIGVIWKNVFADSGSANMIGMLGNAMNFLAYLFMGIPAGKLLTKIGYKKTALTGIATGFVGVFIQFLSGKFGVDVSGFSVYLFGAFISGFAVCILNTVVNPMLNLLGGGGNRGNQLNLIGGTLNSLSGTLTPMLVGALIGTVTANTQMVDVNLVLYIALAVFAAAFICLLFIPIKDPEMGKTTDKTVFEHSPWAFRHFNLGVIAIFVYVGVEVGIPGTLNFYISDTTANGGGFINGAALANAAAIGGFVAGTYWLLMLVGRLCSSFIANKVSSRSMMIVANGAGMLFILLAVLLGKSTTVDMPVFTGSSFQLVTVPISAMFLVLCGLCTSIMWPSIFNLATEGLGKYTAQASGIFMMMVVGGGLMPLVQNFIADNAGYMLSYIVPLISMGYMFFYAIAGCKNINKDIPVE from the coding sequence ATGGAAAACCAAAAACAAAATGGTAACATCATTGCCATTATCACGATGATGTTCCTCTATGCGATGATTTCATTCGTCACAAACTTAGCTGCTCCTATCGGAGTCATCTGGAAAAACGTATTTGCCGATAGCGGTAGCGCCAACATGATTGGTATGCTAGGTAATGCCATGAACTTCTTGGCTTACCTCTTCATGGGTATCCCTGCTGGTAAATTGTTGACTAAAATTGGTTACAAGAAAACAGCTCTTACTGGTATTGCTACTGGTTTTGTCGGCGTATTCATTCAGTTCCTCTCAGGTAAGTTTGGTGTCGATGTATCAGGCTTCTCTGTTTATCTCTTCGGTGCATTCATCTCAGGTTTTGCTGTATGTATTCTGAATACTGTAGTAAACCCTATGTTGAATCTTCTCGGTGGCGGTGGTAACCGCGGTAACCAGTTGAACCTCATTGGGGGTACACTGAATTCTTTATCTGGTACTTTAACTCCAATGCTCGTAGGTGCCCTTATCGGTACAGTAACAGCCAATACCCAGATGGTAGATGTCAACTTGGTACTTTACATCGCTCTCGCAGTATTTGCAGCTGCCTTTATATGCTTGCTCTTCATCCCTATCAAGGATCCTGAGATGGGTAAGACAACTGACAAGACTGTATTCGAGCATTCACCATGGGCATTCCGCCATTTCAACCTCGGCGTTATCGCCATCTTCGTATATGTAGGTGTTGAGGTAGGTATCCCAGGAACTTTGAATTTCTACATTTCAGACACAACTGCCAATGGTGGTGGCTTCATCAACGGCGCAGCCTTGGCAAACGCAGCAGCTATCGGTGGTTTCGTAGCAGGAACATACTGGTTGCTCATGTTGGTGGGCCGTTTGTGCTCCAGCTTCATTGCCAACAAGGTTTCAAGCCGTTCTATGATGATTGTCGCTAATGGTGCAGGTATGCTGTTCATTCTTTTGGCAGTACTTCTTGGCAAATCAACAACTGTAGATATGCCTGTATTTACAGGTTCTTCATTCCAGTTGGTAACAGTTCCTATCTCAGCCATGTTCTTGGTACTCTGCGGTCTTTGCACCTCTATCATGTGGCCAAGTATCTTCAACCTTGCTACAGAGGGTCTTGGCAAATATACAGCCCAGGCTTCAGGCATCTTCATGATGATGGTAGTAGGTGGTGGTTTGATGCCATTGGTACAGAACTTCATCGCCGATAATGCAGGTTACATGTTGAGCTACATCGTACCTCTCATTTCTATGGGTTACATGTTCTTCTATGCAATCGCTGGTTGCAAGAACATCAACAAGGACATTCCTGTAGAATAA
- a CDS encoding RluA family pseudouridine synthase, with protein sequence MAHQSNKWQKSANQRGGYGVPNEYAHYVVGKPAPLLEWLLENIKGESKTKIKLTLQGRGIKVDGKIITQFDYALRPGMKISVSKTKKNNDKFKNRFVKIVYEDRYLVVVEKNVGILSMAAGHSTLNVKAVLDDYFHKSRQNCQAHVVHRLDRDTSGLMIYAKDKQTELALENDWHNNVYDRRYVAVVSGEMEEDEGTIANWLKDNKAYITYSSPTDNGGKYAVTHFHTLTRSTDYSLVEFRLETGRKNQIRVHTADMGHPVCGDIKYGNGDDPCHRLCLHAYVLCFYHPVTHQPMEFETPIPAEFRKVFK encoded by the coding sequence ATGGCGCATCAAAGCAATAAATGGCAGAAAAGTGCCAACCAAAGGGGAGGCTATGGCGTTCCTAACGAATATGCTCACTATGTAGTCGGAAAACCGGCTCCGCTTCTGGAATGGCTTCTTGAAAATATCAAAGGGGAGAGTAAAACCAAGATTAAGTTGACTCTCCAGGGACGAGGTATTAAAGTGGATGGTAAGATCATTACGCAGTTTGATTATGCGCTGCGTCCTGGTATGAAAATCTCAGTCAGCAAAACTAAGAAAAATAATGATAAGTTTAAAAATCGATTTGTTAAGATAGTTTACGAGGATAGGTATCTTGTCGTTGTTGAGAAAAACGTGGGTATCTTGAGTATGGCTGCTGGGCATTCTACGCTGAATGTGAAAGCTGTTCTGGATGACTATTTCCATAAGTCACGTCAGAATTGTCAGGCACATGTCGTTCATCGCCTTGATCGTGATACTTCTGGTCTGATGATTTATGCGAAGGATAAGCAGACTGAACTTGCTTTGGAGAATGATTGGCACAACAATGTTTATGACCGTAGATATGTAGCTGTTGTCTCTGGAGAGATGGAGGAAGATGAGGGAACGATTGCTAATTGGCTCAAGGATAATAAAGCTTATATTACATATAGCAGTCCTACCGATAATGGAGGAAAATATGCTGTAACTCACTTTCATACGCTCACTCGTTCGACTGATTATTCATTGGTAGAGTTTCGCTTAGAGACTGGTCGTAAAAATCAGATTCGTGTGCATACTGCTGATATGGGACATCCTGTCTGTGGGGATATAAAATATGGCAATGGAGATGATCCTTGTCATCGTCTTTGTCTTCATGCATATGTGCTCTGTTTTTATCATCCTGTAACTCATCAGCCTATGGAGTTTGAAACTCCTATTCCTGCTGAGTTCCGTAAGGTTTTTAAGTAA
- a CDS encoding ABC-F family ATP-binding cassette domain-containing protein yields the protein MITVTNLAIQFGKRVLYKDVNLKFTHGNIYGIIGANGAGKSTLLKAISGDLEPNKGSVEMGPGERLSVLEQDHFKYDEFRVMDTVLMGHQPLWENMKERERLYAKPEMTEEDGNRAADLELKFAEMNGWEAESNAAQLLQNLGVKEEQHNKLVGELSNTEKVRVMLAKALFGNPDNLLLDEPTNDLDLDTVEWLEEYLSNIEQTVLVVSHDRHFLDSVSTQTVDIDFGKVTMFAGNYSFWYESSQLALRQAQNQKMKAEEKKKQLEEFIRRFSANVAKSKQTTSRKKMLEKLNVEEIRPSSRKYPGIIFQMDREPGNQILEVEGLKACDEDGTVLFDNVNFNIEKGEKVVFLSHNPKAMTALFEIINGNRKADGGEYKWGVTITTAYLPLDNTEFFESDKNLVDWLSQYGPGNEVAMKGYLGRMLFSGEEVLKKVNVLSGGEKMRCMIARMQLQNANCLILDTPTNHLDLESIQAFNNNLVAFKGNILFASHDHEFINTVANRIIELTPSGTIDKLMSYDEYIYDEAIKEQKAKMYGLQ from the coding sequence ATGATCACAGTAACAAATCTTGCAATCCAATTCGGAAAAAGAGTTCTTTACAAGGATGTAAACCTCAAGTTCACTCATGGTAACATCTATGGTATTATCGGTGCCAACGGCGCAGGTAAATCAACTTTGCTCAAAGCCATCAGTGGCGATCTTGAGCCAAATAAGGGTAGTGTAGAAATGGGACCAGGCGAGCGTCTCTCTGTCTTGGAGCAGGACCACTTTAAATACGACGAATTTCGTGTAATGGACACCGTCTTGATGGGACACCAGCCTCTTTGGGAAAACATGAAGGAGCGTGAGCGCCTTTATGCTAAACCAGAAATGACAGAAGAAGACGGTAACAGAGCTGCAGACCTGGAGTTGAAGTTTGCAGAGATGAATGGTTGGGAGGCCGAAAGCAATGCAGCACAACTTCTTCAGAATCTTGGCGTAAAAGAGGAACAGCACAACAAGCTTGTTGGTGAACTCTCTAACACAGAGAAAGTGCGCGTCATGTTGGCAAAAGCTCTCTTTGGAAACCCAGACAACCTTCTCCTCGATGAGCCTACCAATGACCTCGACCTCGATACTGTAGAATGGTTGGAAGAATACTTAAGCAACATCGAGCAAACCGTATTGGTTGTATCTCACGACCGTCACTTCCTCGACTCAGTAAGTACCCAGACCGTGGATATCGACTTTGGAAAGGTAACCATGTTTGCCGGTAACTACTCTTTCTGGTATGAAAGTTCACAGTTGGCTCTCCGTCAGGCTCAAAACCAGAAGATGAAGGCTGAGGAGAAGAAAAAGCAGTTGGAAGAATTCATCCGCCGTTTCTCTGCCAATGTTGCAAAGAGCAAGCAGACTACCTCTCGTAAGAAGATGCTCGAGAAACTCAACGTTGAGGAAATCCGCCCATCAAGCCGTAAATATCCTGGCATTATCTTCCAGATGGACCGTGAACCAGGAAATCAGATTCTTGAGGTAGAAGGTTTGAAGGCATGCGACGAGGACGGAACTGTACTTTTCGATAACGTAAACTTCAATATCGAAAAGGGCGAAAAGGTAGTATTCCTCTCTCATAATCCAAAAGCGATGACCGCTCTCTTTGAAATCATCAATGGCAACAGAAAGGCTGATGGAGGTGAATACAAGTGGGGTGTTACCATCACAACAGCCTATCTCCCACTCGACAATACTGAGTTCTTTGAAAGCGATAAGAACCTGGTAGATTGGTTGAGCCAATATGGTCCGGGTAATGAGGTAGCCATGAAGGGCTACTTGGGTAGAATGCTCTTCAGCGGTGAGGAAGTACTGAAGAAAGTAAACGTACTCTCCGGTGGTGAAAAGATGAGATGTATGATTGCCCGTATGCAGTTGCAGAATGCCAACTGTCTGATTCTTGATACTCCAACCAACCACTTGGACTTGGAAAGTATCCAGGCTTTCAACAACAACTTGGTGGCATTCAAGGGCAATATTCTTTTTGCCAGCCATGACCACGAGTTCATCAACACCGTAGCAAACCGCATCATCGAGCTGACTCCATCTGGCACAATCGACAAACTCATGTCTTACGACGAGTATATCTACGACGAGGCTATCAAGGAGCAAAAAGCTAAGATGTACGGATTGCAGTAA
- a CDS encoding bifunctional folylpolyglutamate synthase/dihydrofolate synthase, whose amino-acid sequence MNYQETIEYLFNSTPVFEKVGAKAYKPGLQTTETLDKHFGHPHRQFKSIHVAGTNGKGSCSHTLAAILQSEGYKVGLFTSPHLVDFRERIRVNGECISEQYIIDFVEKERRFFEPLHPSFFELTTALAFKYFAEQKVDIAIIEVGLGGRLDCTNIITPILSIITNISKDHTQFLGNTLADIAGEKAGIIKPGVPVIIGEDLPETRPVFQQKAQKENSPIIFAQDENQQEIQKAEHINGKMEYTTRTWGKLTGELCGDYQAKNMNTILNAVKYLTLAKNKGTSIKYGISHVTELTGLMGRWQKIQDKPLVICDTGHNVGGWQYLAPQIKAQACRQLRIVFGMVDDKDVTTVMKMLPKNAIYYWTQATTKRAIKVEKIAELGTSLGLNGNVYSSVNKAFKAAQADAAEDDFIFVGGSSYIVADFLS is encoded by the coding sequence ATGAATTATCAAGAAACCATAGAATATCTGTTCAACAGCACTCCTGTTTTTGAAAAGGTAGGTGCCAAGGCTTACAAGCCAGGTTTGCAAACCACCGAAACGCTTGACAAGCATTTCGGACATCCTCATCGCCAGTTCAAAAGCATTCATGTCGCAGGTACCAACGGCAAAGGTTCCTGCTCTCATACCCTTGCTGCCATTCTTCAATCAGAAGGATACAAAGTTGGACTCTTTACATCTCCACATCTGGTAGATTTTCGTGAACGTATCCGAGTAAACGGAGAATGCATCAGCGAACAATACATTATCGATTTCGTAGAAAAAGAACGCAGATTCTTCGAACCTCTACATCCATCATTCTTTGAATTGACCACCGCTCTGGCATTCAAGTACTTTGCCGAACAAAAGGTTGATATCGCCATTATCGAAGTAGGACTCGGTGGTCGCTTGGACTGCACCAACATTATCACCCCTATCCTATCTATCATCACTAATATCAGTAAGGATCATACCCAGTTCTTAGGCAACACTTTGGCTGACATCGCAGGCGAAAAAGCAGGCATCATCAAGCCAGGAGTACCAGTCATTATCGGAGAAGATCTGCCAGAAACACGTCCTGTTTTCCAGCAAAAGGCACAGAAAGAAAACTCTCCTATCATTTTCGCCCAAGATGAAAACCAGCAGGAAATCCAGAAAGCAGAACATATTAATGGAAAAATGGAATACACTACCCGTACATGGGGTAAGTTGACAGGAGAACTCTGCGGCGATTATCAGGCCAAGAATATGAACACCATCCTTAATGCCGTCAAGTATCTTACACTTGCCAAGAACAAAGGAACATCCATCAAATATGGAATTTCCCATGTAACAGAACTGACAGGATTGATGGGTAGATGGCAGAAGATACAAGACAAGCCTTTGGTAATCTGCGATACAGGTCATAATGTAGGCGGATGGCAATATCTGGCTCCTCAGATCAAGGCACAAGCATGCAGACAGCTTCGCATCGTTTTTGGCATGGTAGATGACAAAGATGTCACAACTGTGATGAAAATGCTTCCAAAGAACGCAATTTACTATTGGACACAAGCAACTACAAAAAGAGCCATAAAAGTGGAAAAAATCGCGGAATTAGGCACTTCGTTAGGACTCAACGGAAACGTGTATTCTTCTGTTAATAAAGCATTTAAAGCAGCACAGGCAGACGCTGCTGAAGATGATTTTATCTTCGTTGGAGGGTCAAGTTACATTGTAGCCGATTTCCTTTCATAA
- the galK gene encoding galactokinase, protein MDIEKVRSRFIKHFDGKTGNIYMSPGRINLIGEHTDYNGGFVFPGAVDKGIMAEIRPNGTDTVMLYSIDLKDRVEFKVNDPEGPRTSWARYIYGICQEMMSLGVEVKGFNAAFYGDVPLGAGMSSSAALESCFAFALNDLFGDNKVSKWDLVLAGQATEHKYIGVNCGIMDQFASVFGKEGKLMRLDCNSREFEYFPFNPQGYKLCLVNSKVKHELAGSPYNDRRNSCENVVKHIAAKHPEAKFETLRDCTWEQLEEVRAEVGEEDYSRAHFVLGEKDRVLAVCDALEKGDYETVGQKMYETHYGLSKEYEVSCEELDFLNDVAKENGVTGSRIMGGGFGGCTINLVKDDIYDKFVEDVTAKFTAKYGHAPEIYPVVISEGSHKVC, encoded by the coding sequence ATGGATATCGAAAAAGTAAGAAGCCGCTTCATCAAGCACTTTGATGGTAAAACAGGTAATATTTATATGTCTCCAGGCCGCATCAACCTTATCGGTGAACACACCGACTACAATGGTGGATTCGTATTTCCAGGTGCAGTAGATAAGGGTATCATGGCAGAGATTCGTCCTAACGGTACAGATACAGTAATGCTCTACTCTATCGACTTGAAAGACCGTGTAGAATTCAAGGTGAATGATCCTGAGGGTCCTCGTACTTCTTGGGCACGCTACATCTATGGTATCTGTCAGGAAATGATGTCATTGGGTGTTGAGGTGAAAGGTTTCAATGCTGCATTCTATGGTGACGTGCCTCTCGGTGCAGGTATGTCTTCTTCTGCTGCTCTTGAGAGCTGCTTCGCATTTGCTTTGAACGATCTCTTCGGTGACAACAAGGTTTCTAAGTGGGATCTCGTATTGGCCGGTCAGGCTACTGAGCACAAGTATATCGGCGTAAACTGCGGTATCATGGACCAGTTTGCTTCTGTATTCGGCAAGGAAGGTAAATTGATGCGCCTCGATTGCAACAGCCGCGAGTTTGAGTACTTCCCATTCAACCCTCAGGGCTATAAGCTCTGCTTGGTAAACTCTAAGGTTAAGCATGAGTTGGCAGGTTCTCCATACAACGACCGTCGTAACTCTTGCGAGAATGTGGTTAAGCACATCGCTGCTAAGCATCCAGAGGCTAAGTTCGAAACCCTCCGTGATTGTACATGGGAGCAGTTGGAAGAGGTTCGTGCAGAAGTTGGCGAAGAGGATTACAGCCGCGCTCACTTCGTATTGGGCGAGAAAGACCGCGTATTGGCAGTCTGCGATGCGCTCGAAAAGGGTGACTACGAGACTGTAGGTCAGAAAATGTATGAAACTCACTATGGTTTGAGCAAGGAATATGAAGTAAGTTGCGAGGAGCTCGACTTCTTGAACGACGTAGCTAAGGAGAATGGTGTTACAGGTAGCCGTATCATGGGTGGCGGCTTCGGTGGTTGCACCATCAACTTGGTAAAGGACGACATCTATGACAAGTTCGTAGAGGATGTTACTGCTAAGTTCACAGCCAAGTATGGTCATGCTCCTGAGATTTACCCTGTAGTTATCTCTGAGGGTTCTCACAAGGTTTGCTAA
- the dnaJ gene encoding molecular chaperone DnaJ, producing the protein MAKRDYYEVLGVDKSASDDEIKKAYRKIAIKYHPDRNPGNKEAEEKFKEAAEAYDVLRDPQKRQQYDQFGFDGPQGGFGGFGGGGNMNMDDIFSMFGDIFGGHSGGFGGFGGGFGGGGARQQYQGSDLRVKVKLTLQEIATGVTKKFKIRKDVTCEECHGTGCEGGAQPETCHTCNGTGYTIKTVRSMFGMMQTQVPCPDCHGEGTIIKNKCKHCGGDGIVKGDEVVEINIPAGVEDGMCVSVRGKGNAGKHNGINGDIQVLIQEEKSDIFERNGQDLYYNLVLDFTTATLGGEVEVPTIDGKTTLKIEPGTQPGKQMRLRGKGLPAVQGYGYGKGDIIVNITVFVPKTLTKEEKALVLKFKECENFKADSATKKSLFESFKNLFK; encoded by the coding sequence ATGGCTAAGAGAGACTATTATGAGGTGCTGGGCGTCGATAAGTCAGCATCCGATGACGAGATCAAGAAGGCTTATCGAAAGATTGCCATCAAGTATCATCCTGATCGCAACCCCGGCAACAAAGAGGCTGAGGAGAAATTCAAGGAAGCAGCTGAGGCTTACGATGTTTTAAGAGATCCTCAGAAGCGCCAGCAATATGACCAGTTCGGATTCGACGGTCCACAAGGTGGATTCGGTGGATTTGGCGGAGGTGGCAACATGAATATGGATGACATCTTCTCCATGTTCGGAGACATTTTCGGAGGACACAGCGGCGGTTTCGGCGGATTTGGCGGAGGTTTTGGTGGCGGCGGTGCTCGCCAGCAATATCAGGGAAGCGATCTGCGCGTGAAAGTAAAACTCACTTTGCAGGAAATTGCCACAGGTGTTACCAAGAAATTCAAAATTCGCAAGGATGTTACTTGTGAGGAATGTCATGGTACAGGATGCGAAGGCGGTGCACAACCAGAAACATGCCATACATGTAATGGTACAGGATATACTATCAAGACCGTTCGCTCTATGTTCGGCATGATGCAGACTCAGGTTCCATGCCCAGACTGTCATGGAGAAGGTACCATCATCAAGAACAAGTGTAAGCATTGTGGCGGTGATGGTATCGTAAAAGGTGATGAAGTCGTAGAAATCAACATTCCTGCTGGTGTTGAAGACGGCATGTGTGTCAGTGTTCGCGGCAAAGGAAATGCAGGCAAGCATAATGGCATCAATGGTGACATTCAGGTTCTTATCCAGGAAGAAAAGAGCGACATCTTTGAGCGTAACGGTCAGGACCTGTATTACAATCTTGTTCTTGATTTCACTACTGCAACTCTTGGCGGAGAGGTAGAAGTACCAACTATTGATGGCAAGACTACCCTCAAGATTGAACCAGGAACCCAGCCAGGCAAGCAGATGCGCCTCAGAGGAAAAGGACTTCCTGCCGTACAGGGTTATGGTTACGGAAAGGGTGACATCATCGTCAACATCACCGTATTTGTACCAAAGACCCTTACCAAGGAGGAAAAAGCACTTGTCTTGAAATTTAAAGAATGCGAGAACTTCAAGGCTGATAGTGCCACCAAGAAGTCTCTCTTTGAAAGTTTCAAAAACCTCTTTAAATAA
- a CDS encoding aldose epimerase family protein, whose translation MKDIKNLILGAGLVTVMLSACENSNLTQSGLNPADFDSTVLGKKTELITLKNNQGMEVCLTNYGGRVVSISVPNKDGKPTDVVLGYDNIHQYADTLNSPSDYGSSVGRYANRIKDSKLQLNGQTYQLKANDNGNCLHGGGATGWLNQVYDVTAKNDSSVTFTIHAKDGENGFPGNVTATATYTVKSDNTLDIVFGATTDKETVINMTNHSYFNLNGDPSKEGFDQIMYVNADKFTPSDKLYIPTGEIKDVTGTPMDFRTPTEIGKKVDYNFEQIKNATGYDHNWCLNTYKNGKGDDKTVCASLYSPKSGILLEVFTNEPGIQVYTGNFQGTGISCKHGIKYPKHVSVCFESQKYPDSPTKISQGVKDWTDATLKPGEKYYSHLAYKFSVKK comes from the coding sequence ATGAAAGATATCAAAAATCTAATTTTGGGAGCTGGCTTAGTAACAGTCATGCTTTCTGCATGTGAGAATTCAAACCTCACACAGTCTGGTTTAAATCCGGCTGATTTCGACTCAACTGTCCTCGGCAAGAAAACGGAGTTGATTACCCTCAAGAACAATCAGGGTATGGAAGTTTGTCTTACCAATTATGGTGGACGCGTAGTTTCCATTTCTGTGCCAAACAAGGATGGTAAGCCAACAGACGTTGTATTGGGTTATGACAATATTCACCAGTATGCCGACACCCTCAACTCACCATCAGACTATGGTTCTTCTGTAGGTCGTTATGCCAACCGCATCAAGGACTCCAAATTACAGTTGAATGGCCAGACCTATCAGTTGAAGGCAAACGACAATGGCAACTGTCTGCATGGTGGCGGTGCCACAGGCTGGTTGAACCAGGTTTACGACGTAACAGCCAAAAACGATTCATCCGTTACATTCACTATCCATGCTAAGGATGGCGAGAATGGTTTCCCTGGTAATGTAACAGCAACAGCCACCTATACTGTCAAGAGCGACAACACCCTTGATATCGTATTTGGAGCAACAACAGATAAGGAGACTGTCATCAATATGACCAACCATTCCTACTTCAATCTCAACGGCGATCCTTCCAAGGAAGGTTTCGACCAGATTATGTATGTGAATGCCGACAAGTTCACTCCTTCAGACAAACTCTATATTCCTACAGGAGAAATCAAGGATGTGACAGGTACTCCTATGGACTTCCGCACTCCTACAGAAATTGGCAAGAAGGTGGATTACAACTTTGAGCAGATTAAGAATGCTACAGGTTATGACCACAACTGGTGCCTGAACACATACAAGAATGGCAAGGGCGATGACAAGACTGTTTGCGCCAGCCTCTACTCTCCTAAGAGTGGAATCCTGCTTGAAGTATTCACCAATGAACCAGGTATTCAAGTCTATACCGGTAACTTCCAGGGCACAGGCATCTCTTGCAAGCATGGCATCAAGTATCCTAAGCATGTAAGTGTATGCTTCGAGAGCCAGAAATATCCAGACTCTCCTACCAAGATTTCACAGGGAGTGAAGGATTGGACTGACGCAACCTTAAAACCAGGCGAGAAATACTACTCTCACCTTGCTTATAAATTTAGCGTAAAGAAATAA
- a CDS encoding aldose epimerase family protein, whose product MSEKVENLCGLKREDFQTTVNGKQTDLFILKNSQGNEVAVTNYGGAIVAIMMPDKDGNYANLIQGHDNIQDVINSPEPFLSVLIGRYGNRICDGKFTLHGKEYQLACNDGKNHLHGGPTGFHAHVWDATRMSENAVVLKYTSPYGEEGFTGEMDVWVAYTLTDDNELVIKYQATTNKLTIVNLTNHGFFSIQGIGNPTPTIDNIICEVNADFYLPIDETSIPTGEILKVEGTPFDFRKPKPIGQDINADNEQIKNGSGYDHNYVLNKKEEGELSFAARIKDPVSCRTMEVYTTEPGLQMYTGNFLEGIKGQHGATFPRRSAVCFEAQHFPDSPNRSYFPSVRLKPGETYTQKTIYKFGVDK is encoded by the coding sequence ATGAGCGAAAAAGTAGAAAACCTCTGTGGTCTGAAAAGAGAAGATTTTCAGACCACTGTAAATGGAAAGCAGACCGACCTCTTCATCTTGAAGAATAGTCAGGGCAATGAAGTTGCAGTAACAAACTACGGCGGTGCAATTGTGGCTATCATGATGCCAGACAAAGATGGCAATTATGCTAACCTCATCCAGGGTCATGACAACATCCAGGATGTTATCAATTCACCAGAGCCTTTCCTAAGCGTACTCATCGGTCGCTATGGAAACCGTATTTGTGACGGTAAGTTCACATTACACGGCAAAGAATACCAGTTGGCTTGCAACGATGGCAAGAATCACTTGCATGGCGGTCCTACCGGTTTCCACGCACACGTTTGGGATGCAACCCGCATGAGCGAGAATGCTGTCGTATTAAAATATACCAGCCCTTACGGAGAAGAAGGTTTTACAGGAGAAATGGACGTTTGGGTGGCTTACACCTTGACTGACGATAACGAGTTGGTTATCAAGTATCAGGCTACAACCAACAAGTTGACTATCGTGAACCTGACAAACCACGGTTTCTTCTCAATCCAAGGTATCGGCAACCCTACACCAACCATTGACAATATCATTTGTGAGGTGAATGCTGATTTCTATTTGCCTATCGATGAGACTTCTATTCCTACAGGTGAGATCTTGAAGGTGGAAGGCACTCCATTTGATTTCCGCAAACCGAAACCGATTGGTCAGGATATCAATGCAGACAATGAGCAAATCAAGAATGGTTCAGGATATGACCACAACTACGTACTCAACAAGAAGGAAGAAGGCGAGTTGAGTTTTGCTGCAAGAATCAAGGATCCTGTTAGCTGTCGTACAATGGAAGTTTATACTACCGAACCAGGTTTGCAGATGTATACAGGCAACTTCCTGGAGGGTATCAAGGGTCAGCATGGTGCAACATTCCCACGCAGAAGTGCAGTCTGCTTTGAGGCTCAACACTTCCCAGACTCACCAAACCGCTCATATTTCCCAAGTGTACGCTTGAAACCAGGCGAAACATACACACAGAAAACTATCTATAAGTTTGGTGTTGACAAATAA
- a CDS encoding nucleotide exchange factor GrpE — protein MSKERDINIEDGNVEEQAHNEQVSNEQEQNTHAADNQSDKNAGAENESDSDADKKTEDNNAADKKAEETELDPLEKAQKEVEDLKKQLLYKTAEFENYRKRTLKEKAELVLNGGEKTISAILPVLDDFERAIADKSEDPKVIKEGVQMIFNKFIKTLEGLGVKKIETTDKDFDVDFHEAIAMVPGMGDDKKGKVIDCVQTGYTLNDKVIRHAKVAVGQ, from the coding sequence ATGTCTAAAGAAAGAGATATAAATATAGAAGACGGCAACGTCGAGGAGCAGGCTCACAACGAGCAAGTATCCAATGAGCAGGAACAAAACACCCATGCTGCAGACAACCAGTCTGACAAAAATGCGGGTGCAGAGAACGAATCTGACAGCGATGCTGACAAAAAGACAGAGGACAACAATGCTGCCGACAAAAAGGCAGAAGAAACAGAATTGGATCCACTTGAGAAAGCTCAAAAAGAAGTGGAAGACCTCAAGAAGCAATTGCTCTACAAGACTGCTGAGTTTGAAAACTATCGCAAACGCACTCTCAAAGAGAAAGCAGAACTGGTACTCAATGGCGGAGAAAAAACAATTTCAGCCATTTTGCCAGTACTCGATGATTTTGAGCGTGCCATTGCTGATAAGAGTGAAGATCCTAAGGTTATCAAAGAAGGTGTTCAGATGATTTTCAATAAATTCATCAAGACATTGGAAGGATTAGGCGTAAAGAAGATAGAGACTACAGACAAGGACTTTGACGTAGATTTCCATGAGGCCATCGCTATGGTTCCGGGAATGGGCGATGACAAGAAAGGTAAGGTTATCGACTGCGTACAGACAGGTTACACCCTCAACGACAAAGTAATCCGCCACGCAAAAGTAGCAGTAGGACAATAA